One Brassica oleracea var. oleracea cultivar TO1000 chromosome C7, BOL, whole genome shotgun sequence genomic window carries:
- the LOC106306110 gene encoding zinc finger CCCH domain-containing protein 44 isoform X2, protein MKNQQKQLQRGASSRGEESSVRGIDLMRVDQCEEIDALSVPAPTVGGTVEQEAPVKRKRGRPPKAHAKTPLQTQPPLPLPLQTQPTPPLPLQTQPTPPLPLQTQPPPPPPPLQTQPPPLQTQPPPPPPITRKDDKEEDVCFICFDGGDLVLCDRRNCPKAYHPACINRDEAFFRTTAKWNCGWHICSKCQKSSSYLCYTCTFSVCKRCVADADYVFVRGNMGLCGTCIKPIMLIENIGQGDVQAVKVDFDDKLSWEYLFKVYWLCLKEELSLTVDELMRAYNPWKEVPYTAPKVELRNDHTRNNVYSSGSSALDAAENGIKRRKTSDSSTLPSKLDAKNPSNTPKKRPGDTNWATKELLEFLSFMRNGDTSVISQFDVQGLLLDYINKKNLRDPHQESQVICDLMLVKLFGKQRVGHIEMLKLLESHFLIQEKPKDEKTTNGETTHAVPSQVVEDIGHDPPVRDRRRKMHRKTVGRVQNENLDAYAAIDVHNINLIYLRRKFLETLLDDINKVHEKVVGTILRIKVSGSDQKLDIHRLVQVVGTSKAAATYQLGAKTTDVMLEILNLEKREVISIDQLSDQNVTEDECKRLRQSIKCGLNKRLTVGDILKTATTLQAMRINEALEAEILKVKHLRDQASEKGHRKELRECVEKLGLLESPEHRQRLLQEVPEVHTDPSMDPSHPSAEDAVLDNHIKAPSKGPKKKGNILNKLGNNAQTKYDAPVLRSRKAVNVTKKDDCSKVHNNSSDIQESGKDDEESEIWHYRDPTGKTQGPFSMGQLRRWKSSGHFPPYLRIWKAHENQDESVLLTEALAGRFDKATTSPSSSLLPQELKLSQHDSGRTGVDGDCLQKNLTPVSNSAASSSSSTVSALPNDPKEKQVATLLPCSGKVKDGNSVRSQPQVSCPASMSVVPGHVVSPDARATSGADGKTVEEGTNGGSVHAPNLNQEIHVPEDLEAQAAETIQSLSSCVLVKGTSGVTWSTTTTTTTDAVTTTSSVMVTGGQLPQVTHQNAVVSAAPSVKPIDLAADHATATQTSDNTQVAHSSGWPAIVADPDECDESVSDLLAEVEAMEQNGLPSSPTSTFHYDDDDLTKGPEKDFFNPVARMSLTPESCRMNTSQPSILDNVSTGKSSMGTESKDNTLFNHCGTAGPELLLFAPPAPSSVSQDLTLTTTALRLGSETTVKAGSVERLPKSLSGVSLEPSPRSSSLHDSPRGNTERSPRGNGSHQRRSGGHSRDRQWWNNGHNTSVNNNSHNNRQWPNSSRHGYDHGSGSYTAHPPKGLKICKFYESGNCKKGASCSFWHP, encoded by the exons ATGAAGAATCAACAGAAGCAACTCCAGCGAGGCGCTTCGTCTCGCGGCGAAGAAAGTTCGGTCAGAGGGATCGATCTCATGAGAGTCGATCAATGCGAGGAGATCGATGCTCTCTCTGTGCCTGCCCCGACGGTGGGAGGGACGGTTGAGCAAGAGGCCCCTGTGAAGCGAAAACGGGGCCGGCCTCCGAAGGCACATGCTAAGACGCCGCTGCAAACTCAACCCCCGCTGCCGCTGCCGCTGCAAACTCAGCCCACGCCGCCGCTGCCGCTGCAAACTCAGCCCACGCCGCCGCTGCCGCTGCAAACTCAGCCGCCGCCGCCGCCGCCGCCGCTGCAAACTCAGCCGCCGCCGCTGCAAACTCAGCCCCCGCCGCCGCCGCCGATTACGCGGAAGGATGACAAGGAAGAAGATGTGTGCTTCATTTGCTTCGACGGCGGAGACCTCGTTCTCTGTGATCGCCG GAACTGCCCCAAGGCATACCATCCAGCTTGTATTAACAGAGACGAGGCATTCTTTCGAACAACTGCTAAATGGAACTGCG GTTGGCACATATGCAGTAAATGCCAGAAATCTTCCAGTTACTTGTGTTATACATGCACTTTTTCTGTTTGTAAGCGGTGCGTTGCTGATGCCGACTATGTGTTTGTGAGAGGTAACATGGGGCTTTGTGGCACATGCATTAAGCCAATAATGTTAATTGAGAATATTGGTCAAGGAGATGTTCAAGCG GTTAAGGTGGATTTTGATGACAAGCTCAGTTGGGAGTATCTGTTCAAGGTATATTGGCTTTGCCTGAAGGAAGAGCTGTCTCTAACTGTCGACGAGCTTATGAGAGCATATAATCCTTGGAAGGAGGTTCCTTACACTGCTCCTAAAGTGGAGTTACGAAATGATCATACCCGTAACAATGTTTATTCTTCAGGCAGTTCAGCTTTAGATGCAGCAGAGAATGGAATAAAAAGAAGAAAGACTAGTGATTCATCCACCTTACCTAGCAAGTTGGATGCCAAAAATCCAAGTAATACCCCAAAGAAGCGTCCTGGAGATACAAATTGGGCAACAAAAGAACTCCTCGAGTTTTTGTCGTTCATGAGAAATGGCGATACATCGGTTATTTCTCAGTTTGACGTGCAGGGTCTTCTGCTTGACTATATCAACAAAAAAAATCTTAGGGATCCTCATCAGGAGTCTCAAGTTATTTGTGACCTAATGCTTGTGAAGTTGTTTGGAAAGCAACGAGTGGGTCACATTGAAATGCTTAAGCTTCTTGAGTCTCACTTTCTTATCCAAGAGAAACCTAAAGATGAGAAAACCACGAATGGGGAAACTACTCATGCTGTTCCTAGCCAAGTAGTTGAAGATATTGGTCATGATCCACCGGTTAGGGATAGAAGACGCAAGATGCATAGGAAAACTGTTGGCAGGGTACAAAACGAAAATCTGGATGCATATGCAGCGATTGATGTTCACAATATCAACCTGATTTATTTGAGACGTAAATTCTTAGAGACTCTACTTGATGATATCAACAAAGTTCACGAAAAGGTGGTAGGCACAATTTTAAGAATTAAGGTATCCGGCAGCGACCAGAAGCTGGATATTCACAGGCTCGTTCAAGTTGTAG GTACAAGCAAGGCAGCAGCAACCTACCAACTTGGCGCAAAGACTACAGATGTTATGCTAGAAATACTAAATCTAGAAAAGAGAGAGGTCATCTCGATTGATCAATTATCAGATCAAAATGTCACAGAG GACGAGTGCAAACGGCTACGCCAGAGCATAAAATGTGGTCTCAATAAACGTTTGACTGTG GGTGACATCTTGAAGACGGCAACAACACTGCAAGCCATGAGAATCAATGAG GCTCTGGAAGCTGAGATATTAAAGGTCAAACACCTCCGTGATCAGGCCAGTGAGAAGGGTCATCGAAAGGA GCTTAGAGAATGTGTAGAAAAGCTAGGGCTTCTAGAATCACCTGAGCATCGCCAGCGGCTTCTGCAGGAAGTCCCAGAAGTTCATACGGATCCAAGCATGGATCCAAGTCATCCATCAGCAGAAGATGCAGTGTTGG ATAATCACATAAAGGCTCCAAGTAAAGGTCCGAAGAAAAAAGGGAATATCCTGAACAAGTTGGGAAATAATGCGCAGACAAAATATGATGCTCCAGTTTTGCGAAGCAGAAAGGCCGTGAATGTTACTAAGAAAGATGATTGTTCCAAGGTCCACAACAACTCATCAGATATCCAG GAAAGTGGTAAAGATGATGAGGAGAGTGAAATATGGCATTATCGAGATCCAACCGGAAAGACCCAGGGACCGTTTTCTATGGGGCAGCTCCGCAGATGGAAATCTTCTGGTCATTTCCCCCCTTATCTTAGGATATGGAAAGCGCATGAGAACCAAGATGAGTCTGTACTTCTGACTGAAGCTCTTGCCGGAAGATTTGATAAAGCAACTACTTCGCCGAGTTCCTCTTTGCTTCCCCAAGAACTAAAACTATCTCAGCACGACTCGGGACGCACTGGCGTGGACGGGGACTGTCTTCAGAAGAACCTTACGCCAGTCAGCAACAGTGCAGCCTCCTCTTCGTCCTCTACTGTCAGTGCCCTTCCTAACGATCCAAAAGAGAAACAAGTTGCGACTCTTTTACCTTGCTCTGGAAAAGTTAAAGATGGTAATTCCGTTCGTTCCCAGCCTCAAGTTAGTTGTCCAGCATCAATGTCTGTGGTTCCAGGACATGTGGTTTCGCCTGACGCAAGAGCAACTTCAGGGGCAGATGGTAAGACTGTAGAAGAAGGAACAAACGGTGGTTCTGTTCACGCACCAAACCTTAACCAAGAAATCCATGTCCCTGAAGACTTGGAAGCTCAAGCGGCAGAGACTATTCAGTCTCTGTCTTCTTGTGTTCTGGTCAAAGGAACATCTGGTGTCACATGGAGCACCACCACCACAACTACCACTGATGCTGTTACCACCACTTCGAGTGTTATGGTCACTGGAGGACAGCTTCCTCAAGTAACACATCAGAATGCTGTTGTTTCAGCTGCACCGTCTGTGAAGCCAATTGATTTGGCAGCTGATCATGCCACAGCTACTCAGACTTCAGACAACACCCAAGTGGCTCACTCATCTGGGTGGCCAGCCATTGTGGCTGACCCGGACGAGTGTGATGAATCAGTTTCGGATCTATTAGCCGAAGTTGAAGCGATGGAACAGAACGGTTTGCCCTCTTCACCCACCTCAACATTTCACTATGACGACGATGATTTGACAAAAGGGCCAGAAAAAGATTTCTTTAACCCTGTCGCACGCATGTCCCTCACACCTGAATCATGCAGAATGAATACCTCTCAGCCGAGTATTCTTGACAATGTCTCTACGGGAAAAAGCTCAATGGGCACAGAATCAAAAGACAACACTCTCTTCAACCACTGTGGAACCGCTGGTCCGGAGCTCCTGCTCTTTGCACCACCAGCGCCGTCTTCAGTTAGTCAGGACCTGACTCTGACGACAACAGCTCTTAGACTGGGATCAGAAACCACAGTTAAAGCTGGATCGGTCGAGAGGCTCCCCAAGTCCCTTTCAGGAGTGAGTTTGGAACCGAGCCCCAGGTCATCATCATTACATGACTCACCACGTGGAAACACCGAGCGCAGCCCACGTGGAAATGGAAGTCATCAAAGAAGATCCGGTGGGCATAGCAGAGACCGGCAATGGTGGAACAACGGTCACAACACTAGCGTCAACAACAACAGTCATAATAATCGGCAATGGCCAAACAGCAGTAGGCATGGGTATGACCATGGATCAGGTTCATACACAGCTCATCCGCCCAAAGGGCTAAAGATATGTAAGTTCTATGAGAGTGGAAACTGCAAAAAGGGTGCTTCTTGTAGTTTTTGGCACCCCTGA
- the LOC106306110 gene encoding zinc finger CCCH domain-containing protein 44 isoform X1, producing MKNQQKQLQRGASSRGEESSVRGIDLMRVDQCEEIDALSVPAPTVGGTVEQEAPVKRKRGRPPKAHAKTPLQTQPPLPLPLQTQPTPPLPLQTQPTPPLPLQTQPPPPPPPLQTQPPPLQTQPPPPPPITRKDDKEEDVCFICFDGGDLVLCDRRNCPKAYHPACINRDEAFFRTTAKWNCGWHICSKCQKSSSYLCYTCTFSVCKRCVADADYVFVRGNMGLCGTCIKPIMLIENIGQGDVQAVKVDFDDKLSWEYLFKVYWLCLKEELSLTVDELMRAYNPWKEVPYTAPKVELRNDHTRNNVYSSGSSALDAAENGIKRRKTSDSSTLPSKLDAKNPSNTPKKRPGDTNWATKELLEFLSFMRNGDTSVISQFDVQGLLLDYINKKNLRDPHQESQVICDLMLVKLFGKQRVGHIEMLKLLESHFLIQEKPKDEKTTNGETTHAVPSQVVEDIGHDPPVRDRRRKMHRKTVGRVQNENLDAYAAIDVHNINLIYLRRKFLETLLDDINKVHEKVVGTILRIKVSGSDQKLDIHRLVQVVGTSKAAATYQLGAKTTDVMLEILNLEKREVISIDQLSDQNVTEDECKRLRQSIKCGLNKRLTVGDILKTATTLQAMRINEALEAEILKVKHLRDQASEKGHRKELRECVEKLGLLESPEHRQRLLQEVPEVHTDPSMDPSHPSAEDAVLGTRKQDNHIKAPSKGPKKKGNILNKLGNNAQTKYDAPVLRSRKAVNVTKKDDCSKVHNNSSDIQESGKDDEESEIWHYRDPTGKTQGPFSMGQLRRWKSSGHFPPYLRIWKAHENQDESVLLTEALAGRFDKATTSPSSSLLPQELKLSQHDSGRTGVDGDCLQKNLTPVSNSAASSSSSTVSALPNDPKEKQVATLLPCSGKVKDGNSVRSQPQVSCPASMSVVPGHVVSPDARATSGADGKTVEEGTNGGSVHAPNLNQEIHVPEDLEAQAAETIQSLSSCVLVKGTSGVTWSTTTTTTTDAVTTTSSVMVTGGQLPQVTHQNAVVSAAPSVKPIDLAADHATATQTSDNTQVAHSSGWPAIVADPDECDESVSDLLAEVEAMEQNGLPSSPTSTFHYDDDDLTKGPEKDFFNPVARMSLTPESCRMNTSQPSILDNVSTGKSSMGTESKDNTLFNHCGTAGPELLLFAPPAPSSVSQDLTLTTTALRLGSETTVKAGSVERLPKSLSGVSLEPSPRSSSLHDSPRGNTERSPRGNGSHQRRSGGHSRDRQWWNNGHNTSVNNNSHNNRQWPNSSRHGYDHGSGSYTAHPPKGLKICKFYESGNCKKGASCSFWHP from the exons ATGAAGAATCAACAGAAGCAACTCCAGCGAGGCGCTTCGTCTCGCGGCGAAGAAAGTTCGGTCAGAGGGATCGATCTCATGAGAGTCGATCAATGCGAGGAGATCGATGCTCTCTCTGTGCCTGCCCCGACGGTGGGAGGGACGGTTGAGCAAGAGGCCCCTGTGAAGCGAAAACGGGGCCGGCCTCCGAAGGCACATGCTAAGACGCCGCTGCAAACTCAACCCCCGCTGCCGCTGCCGCTGCAAACTCAGCCCACGCCGCCGCTGCCGCTGCAAACTCAGCCCACGCCGCCGCTGCCGCTGCAAACTCAGCCGCCGCCGCCGCCGCCGCCGCTGCAAACTCAGCCGCCGCCGCTGCAAACTCAGCCCCCGCCGCCGCCGCCGATTACGCGGAAGGATGACAAGGAAGAAGATGTGTGCTTCATTTGCTTCGACGGCGGAGACCTCGTTCTCTGTGATCGCCG GAACTGCCCCAAGGCATACCATCCAGCTTGTATTAACAGAGACGAGGCATTCTTTCGAACAACTGCTAAATGGAACTGCG GTTGGCACATATGCAGTAAATGCCAGAAATCTTCCAGTTACTTGTGTTATACATGCACTTTTTCTGTTTGTAAGCGGTGCGTTGCTGATGCCGACTATGTGTTTGTGAGAGGTAACATGGGGCTTTGTGGCACATGCATTAAGCCAATAATGTTAATTGAGAATATTGGTCAAGGAGATGTTCAAGCG GTTAAGGTGGATTTTGATGACAAGCTCAGTTGGGAGTATCTGTTCAAGGTATATTGGCTTTGCCTGAAGGAAGAGCTGTCTCTAACTGTCGACGAGCTTATGAGAGCATATAATCCTTGGAAGGAGGTTCCTTACACTGCTCCTAAAGTGGAGTTACGAAATGATCATACCCGTAACAATGTTTATTCTTCAGGCAGTTCAGCTTTAGATGCAGCAGAGAATGGAATAAAAAGAAGAAAGACTAGTGATTCATCCACCTTACCTAGCAAGTTGGATGCCAAAAATCCAAGTAATACCCCAAAGAAGCGTCCTGGAGATACAAATTGGGCAACAAAAGAACTCCTCGAGTTTTTGTCGTTCATGAGAAATGGCGATACATCGGTTATTTCTCAGTTTGACGTGCAGGGTCTTCTGCTTGACTATATCAACAAAAAAAATCTTAGGGATCCTCATCAGGAGTCTCAAGTTATTTGTGACCTAATGCTTGTGAAGTTGTTTGGAAAGCAACGAGTGGGTCACATTGAAATGCTTAAGCTTCTTGAGTCTCACTTTCTTATCCAAGAGAAACCTAAAGATGAGAAAACCACGAATGGGGAAACTACTCATGCTGTTCCTAGCCAAGTAGTTGAAGATATTGGTCATGATCCACCGGTTAGGGATAGAAGACGCAAGATGCATAGGAAAACTGTTGGCAGGGTACAAAACGAAAATCTGGATGCATATGCAGCGATTGATGTTCACAATATCAACCTGATTTATTTGAGACGTAAATTCTTAGAGACTCTACTTGATGATATCAACAAAGTTCACGAAAAGGTGGTAGGCACAATTTTAAGAATTAAGGTATCCGGCAGCGACCAGAAGCTGGATATTCACAGGCTCGTTCAAGTTGTAG GTACAAGCAAGGCAGCAGCAACCTACCAACTTGGCGCAAAGACTACAGATGTTATGCTAGAAATACTAAATCTAGAAAAGAGAGAGGTCATCTCGATTGATCAATTATCAGATCAAAATGTCACAGAG GACGAGTGCAAACGGCTACGCCAGAGCATAAAATGTGGTCTCAATAAACGTTTGACTGTG GGTGACATCTTGAAGACGGCAACAACACTGCAAGCCATGAGAATCAATGAG GCTCTGGAAGCTGAGATATTAAAGGTCAAACACCTCCGTGATCAGGCCAGTGAGAAGGGTCATCGAAAGGA GCTTAGAGAATGTGTAGAAAAGCTAGGGCTTCTAGAATCACCTGAGCATCGCCAGCGGCTTCTGCAGGAAGTCCCAGAAGTTCATACGGATCCAAGCATGGATCCAAGTCATCCATCAGCAGAAGATGCAGTGTTGGGTACGAGAAAACAAG ATAATCACATAAAGGCTCCAAGTAAAGGTCCGAAGAAAAAAGGGAATATCCTGAACAAGTTGGGAAATAATGCGCAGACAAAATATGATGCTCCAGTTTTGCGAAGCAGAAAGGCCGTGAATGTTACTAAGAAAGATGATTGTTCCAAGGTCCACAACAACTCATCAGATATCCAG GAAAGTGGTAAAGATGATGAGGAGAGTGAAATATGGCATTATCGAGATCCAACCGGAAAGACCCAGGGACCGTTTTCTATGGGGCAGCTCCGCAGATGGAAATCTTCTGGTCATTTCCCCCCTTATCTTAGGATATGGAAAGCGCATGAGAACCAAGATGAGTCTGTACTTCTGACTGAAGCTCTTGCCGGAAGATTTGATAAAGCAACTACTTCGCCGAGTTCCTCTTTGCTTCCCCAAGAACTAAAACTATCTCAGCACGACTCGGGACGCACTGGCGTGGACGGGGACTGTCTTCAGAAGAACCTTACGCCAGTCAGCAACAGTGCAGCCTCCTCTTCGTCCTCTACTGTCAGTGCCCTTCCTAACGATCCAAAAGAGAAACAAGTTGCGACTCTTTTACCTTGCTCTGGAAAAGTTAAAGATGGTAATTCCGTTCGTTCCCAGCCTCAAGTTAGTTGTCCAGCATCAATGTCTGTGGTTCCAGGACATGTGGTTTCGCCTGACGCAAGAGCAACTTCAGGGGCAGATGGTAAGACTGTAGAAGAAGGAACAAACGGTGGTTCTGTTCACGCACCAAACCTTAACCAAGAAATCCATGTCCCTGAAGACTTGGAAGCTCAAGCGGCAGAGACTATTCAGTCTCTGTCTTCTTGTGTTCTGGTCAAAGGAACATCTGGTGTCACATGGAGCACCACCACCACAACTACCACTGATGCTGTTACCACCACTTCGAGTGTTATGGTCACTGGAGGACAGCTTCCTCAAGTAACACATCAGAATGCTGTTGTTTCAGCTGCACCGTCTGTGAAGCCAATTGATTTGGCAGCTGATCATGCCACAGCTACTCAGACTTCAGACAACACCCAAGTGGCTCACTCATCTGGGTGGCCAGCCATTGTGGCTGACCCGGACGAGTGTGATGAATCAGTTTCGGATCTATTAGCCGAAGTTGAAGCGATGGAACAGAACGGTTTGCCCTCTTCACCCACCTCAACATTTCACTATGACGACGATGATTTGACAAAAGGGCCAGAAAAAGATTTCTTTAACCCTGTCGCACGCATGTCCCTCACACCTGAATCATGCAGAATGAATACCTCTCAGCCGAGTATTCTTGACAATGTCTCTACGGGAAAAAGCTCAATGGGCACAGAATCAAAAGACAACACTCTCTTCAACCACTGTGGAACCGCTGGTCCGGAGCTCCTGCTCTTTGCACCACCAGCGCCGTCTTCAGTTAGTCAGGACCTGACTCTGACGACAACAGCTCTTAGACTGGGATCAGAAACCACAGTTAAAGCTGGATCGGTCGAGAGGCTCCCCAAGTCCCTTTCAGGAGTGAGTTTGGAACCGAGCCCCAGGTCATCATCATTACATGACTCACCACGTGGAAACACCGAGCGCAGCCCACGTGGAAATGGAAGTCATCAAAGAAGATCCGGTGGGCATAGCAGAGACCGGCAATGGTGGAACAACGGTCACAACACTAGCGTCAACAACAACAGTCATAATAATCGGCAATGGCCAAACAGCAGTAGGCATGGGTATGACCATGGATCAGGTTCATACACAGCTCATCCGCCCAAAGGGCTAAAGATATGTAAGTTCTATGAGAGTGGAAACTGCAAAAAGGGTGCTTCTTGTAGTTTTTGGCACCCCTGA